One window of Eubacterium sp. 1001713B170207_170306_E7 genomic DNA carries:
- a CDS encoding DMT family transporter codes for MRNSKNFIYGSFIILQCMFWGLGNPVAKIGLETISPFYCLALRFLLAFIVFYGLFYKKIKAQINKNNVKDAVVISIFNAAAFIFSTLALMYSSATIAGFLMALAVIFTPFMSFVVLGKKFRKRTLLFVGLVVLGLYFLCGSQGSFSFGVGEVLALLSSVSYAANITYSSKHVTNIGPEVLSTIQAGVAAAICFFFAFLLEDGQMLGQVGPAGWFAVVYLALGCTVIAYLLQNVALKHLSAVFVSLALCSEPIFTAFFSFFLLGERLTLSGGFGAALVMASIVLASLFNGE; via the coding sequence ATGAGAAACTCGAAAAATTTTATATACGGAAGCTTTATTATTTTGCAGTGTATGTTCTGGGGACTTGGGAATCCGGTCGCTAAAATAGGGTTGGAAACCATCAGCCCCTTTTATTGTCTTGCGCTGCGTTTTTTGCTGGCTTTCATAGTGTTTTACGGCCTTTTTTACAAAAAGATCAAAGCACAGATCAATAAAAATAATGTTAAGGACGCGGTAGTTATCAGTATTTTTAATGCCGCAGCCTTTATTTTTTCAACGCTGGCGCTCATGTACAGCAGTGCGACCATCGCGGGTTTTTTGATGGCCCTGGCGGTCATTTTCACTCCGTTTATGTCTTTTGTTGTCCTGGGTAAAAAATTCAGAAAACGCACGCTTCTGTTTGTCGGACTGGTCGTGCTGGGCCTGTATTTTTTATGTGGAAGCCAGGGGAGCTTCAGCTTTGGAGTGGGTGAAGTACTGGCGTTGCTCAGTTCTGTTTCCTATGCGGCCAATATTACCTACAGCTCAAAGCATGTGACCAATATTGGACCAGAGGTTTTATCAACCATTCAGGCCGGTGTGGCGGCGGCGATCTGTTTCTTTTTTGCCTTTCTTCTGGAGGATGGACAAATGCTGGGGCAGGTCGGCCCTGCCGGATGGTTTGCGGTGGTGTATCTGGCTCTTGGCTGCACCGTGATAGCCTATCTGCTTCAAAACGTTGCGCTCAAGCATTTGTCCGCTGTTTTTGTATCGCTGGCCCTTTGCTCAGAACCCATTTTTACCGCCTTCTTTTCATTCTTTTTACTGGGTGAACGTCTTACACTCAGCGGCGGTTTTGGGGCGGCTCTGGTTATGGCAAGCATTGTCCTTGCCTCGCTTTTTAACGGTGAGTGA
- a CDS encoding Maf family protein, producing MNIILASASPRRRELMTMAGIPFEARPVNADETITCCTPPEGAVMMLASRKAQLAAEQFPDALIIGADTIVAAGKRIYGKPASESEAFEILSALSGKTHQVFTGVCIYTKSGARNAFCTRTDVTFFPLSESEIRTYIATGEPMDKAGAYGIQGKGALLVEKIAGDYYNVVGLPISRLVRELNSFEAQIK from the coding sequence ATGAACATCATACTCGCCTCGGCGTCTCCACGGCGCAGGGAGCTCATGACAATGGCCGGAATTCCCTTTGAGGCCCGTCCAGTGAACGCCGACGAAACCATTACCTGTTGTACGCCGCCTGAGGGCGCTGTCATGATGCTGGCCTCCAGAAAGGCCCAGCTGGCCGCCGAACAGTTCCCCGACGCCCTGATCATCGGCGCTGACACCATTGTGGCCGCTGGTAAACGTATCTACGGCAAACCTGCCAGCGAATCAGAAGCCTTTGAGATACTCTCCGCCCTTTCCGGCAAAACGCATCAGGTGTTTACGGGCGTCTGTATTTACACCAAATCCGGCGCGCGCAATGCCTTCTGCACACGTACCGACGTCACCTTTTTTCCCCTGTCAGAGAGCGAAATCCGGACATATATTGCCACTGGAGAACCCATGGACAAAGCCGGCGCTTACGGTATTCAGGGAAAAGGCGCACTGCTTGTAGAAAAGATCGCCGGTGATTATTACAACGTAGTTGGCCTGCCCATCAGCCGCCTGGTGCGGGAGCTCAACAGCTTTGAGGCGCAGATAAAATAA
- a CDS encoding ammonium transporter: protein MEMQQLADIVWVFLAACLVMFMQPGFAMVETGFTRAKNAGNIIMKNFVDFMIGSVLFLCVGFAVMFGGEGALIGTSGFFNPTALSLSQFDAVTPELFIFFQTVFCATAATIVSGAVAGRTKFTAYCICSAFVSLVIYPISGHWIWGGGWLAQMGFIDFAGSTAVHSVGGWVGLMGAIMVGPRIGKYNKDGSANAIPGHSLTLGALGVFILWFAWFGFNCGSTLAVNGDIGHIAMTTNLAACVGGLTVMFFTWIRYGKPDVSMTLNGVLAGLVGITAGCQVITLWGSLLVGLVCGITVALLVPFIDAKLKIDDPVGAISVHGGCGVMGTMLVGLLANYAPGTEDAVTGLLYGGGASLLGVQLLGIIAVAAWSLVTSGVMFFIIKKFHGLRVPRVVEIEGLDVHEHGCEAYADFVSRIQ, encoded by the coding sequence ATGGAAATGCAACAATTAGCAGATATTGTATGGGTTTTCCTTGCCGCATGTCTTGTAATGTTCATGCAGCCAGGCTTTGCCATGGTGGAAACCGGCTTTACCCGTGCTAAAAATGCTGGTAATATTATCATGAAAAATTTCGTCGATTTTATGATCGGTTCTGTCTTGTTTCTTTGTGTCGGCTTCGCCGTAATGTTTGGCGGCGAGGGTGCTTTGATTGGCACCTCTGGTTTTTTCAACCCGACCGCCCTCTCCCTGTCACAGTTTGACGCGGTAACACCCGAACTTTTCATTTTTTTCCAGACCGTCTTCTGTGCCACTGCTGCCACCATCGTATCCGGCGCGGTTGCCGGCAGGACAAAGTTCACTGCTTACTGCATCTGCTCAGCCTTTGTCAGTCTGGTTATTTATCCAATCTCAGGCCACTGGATCTGGGGCGGCGGCTGGTTAGCTCAGATGGGCTTTATCGACTTTGCCGGTTCTACCGCGGTTCACTCCGTGGGCGGCTGGGTTGGCCTGATGGGCGCCATCATGGTCGGCCCGCGTATCGGTAAATATAATAAGGATGGCTCCGCAAACGCGATTCCAGGGCATTCCCTTACCTTAGGCGCTCTGGGTGTGTTTATCCTTTGGTTTGCATGGTTTGGTTTTAACTGCGGCTCGACTCTGGCGGTTAACGGTGATATTGGTCATATTGCCATGACCACCAATCTGGCTGCCTGTGTGGGCGGCCTGACTGTTATGTTCTTTACCTGGATCCGCTACGGCAAGCCCGATGTTTCCATGACCCTTAATGGTGTGCTGGCCGGACTGGTGGGCATCACCGCCGGCTGTCAGGTCATTACCTTATGGGGCTCGCTCCTTGTCGGTCTGGTCTGTGGGATCACGGTCGCTCTCCTGGTACCTTTTATTGACGCCAAGCTTAAAATTGACGATCCTGTCGGTGCGATCAGTGTCCACGGGGGCTGCGGTGTCATGGGTACAATGCTGGTTGGGCTTCTGGCCAACTACGCGCCCGGCACCGAGGATGCCGTCACCGGGCTGCTCTATGGCGGCGGCGCATCCCTGCTGGGCGTACAGCTTCTGGGAATCATCGCCGTGGCCGCCTGGTCTCTGGTTACCTCTGGCGTGATGTTTTTCATCATTAAGAAATTCCACGGTCTCCGGGTACCGCGTGTGGTCGAAATTGAAGGTCTTGACGTTCACGAGCATGGATGCGAAGCCTATGCGGACTTCGTAAGCAGAATCCAATAA
- a CDS encoding P-II family nitrogen regulator: protein MKKLEIVIKPDMLEDLKDLLNTCDVQGMMITNIMGYGNQKGFKKSYRGTSYTVNFLPKIKVETITDDETADIIIKLVTDRLTTDEIGGGKIFVYDVADVIRIRTGETGSNAL, encoded by the coding sequence ATGAAAAAATTAGAGATTGTTATCAAACCGGATATGCTGGAAGATTTAAAAGACCTTTTGAACACCTGCGACGTCCAGGGAATGATGATTACCAACATCATGGGCTATGGCAACCAGAAAGGCTTTAAAAAATCCTACCGCGGCACATCCTATACTGTAAACTTTCTGCCAAAAATCAAGGTTGAAACCATCACCGACGATGAAACCGCCGATATTATCATCAAGCTGGTAACCGACCGTCTTACAACCGATGAAATCGGCGGCGGCAAAATATTTGTTTACGACGTCGCTGACGTTATCCGTATCCGTACCGGTGAAACCGGATCAAATGCGCTCTGA
- a CDS encoding glutamine synthetase III, with product MSEELEVKDCKNDVIDLFGSKVFNITVMRKRLPKHIYKSMMSTIKEDTPLDENVAEVVANAMKDWALEQGATHFTHWFQPMTGITAEKHDAFISPTEEGKVIMEFSGKELIKGEPDASSFPSGGLRATFEARGYTAWDPTSFAFVKGTTLYIPTTFISYSGEILDKKTPLLRSMKVISDEAIRILRLFGKTDVKKVTTTVGAEQEYFLIERDMYKKRKDLILTGRTLFGSKAPKGQEKEDHYFGRIRGRVCHFMRDVDRELWELGIPSKTRHNEVAPAQHELAPVFSTSNLATDNNQLIMETLQRVAFRHDLQCLLHEKPFAGVNGSGKHNNWALSTDTGENLLNPGKTPSENLQFLTFLVAVIEAVDRYPELLRCTVASAGNDHRLGANEAPPAIVSIFLGDQLTPALKSLETGKPVEEAKDLVMDLGVDAVPNFIVDATDRNRTSPFAFTGNKFEFRMLGSNQSIAGPNIALNTMVAEVLSEFADKLEAADDFETALIDLLRASLKEHKRVVFNGNNYSEEWVEEAARRGLPNLKATPDAFATYCEPKNVELFDKHGIYTHGELDARQEIHFEDYSKTINIEALTMLSMAKREILPAVLDYTKELTGILSQKKALGDFIDATAEETMLESISKLSGSLVKKVEILDKTVIEAQGIEDVQKQARFYQSKVLEAMESLRVTADELETMVGEKYWPYPIYEDLLFYV from the coding sequence ATGTCTGAAGAGTTAGAAGTAAAAGATTGTAAAAATGATGTTATCGATCTTTTCGGTTCAAAAGTGTTTAATATTACGGTAATGCGTAAGCGTCTGCCAAAGCACATTTACAAATCCATGATGAGTACCATTAAAGAGGATACACCGCTGGATGAAAATGTGGCGGAGGTGGTTGCCAACGCCATGAAGGACTGGGCCTTGGAACAGGGCGCTACCCACTTCACCCACTGGTTCCAGCCTATGACCGGTATCACCGCTGAAAAACACGACGCTTTTATCAGCCCGACTGAAGAGGGCAAGGTCATCATGGAATTCTCCGGCAAAGAGCTGATCAAGGGTGAACCAGATGCTTCCTCTTTCCCTTCAGGCGGCCTTCGCGCGACCTTTGAAGCAAGAGGCTATACCGCGTGGGACCCAACCTCCTTTGCTTTTGTAAAAGGAACCACCCTATATATTCCAACCACCTTTATTTCCTACTCCGGTGAGATTCTGGATAAGAAAACACCGCTTTTAAGATCCATGAAGGTCATCAGTGACGAAGCCATCCGTATTCTCAGACTCTTTGGTAAGACGGATGTTAAAAAGGTTACGACCACTGTCGGCGCTGAGCAGGAATATTTCCTGATCGAAAGAGATATGTACAAGAAGCGCAAGGACTTAATCCTCACTGGCAGAACCCTGTTCGGCTCAAAAGCGCCGAAAGGCCAGGAAAAGGAAGACCACTACTTCGGCCGTATCCGCGGACGTGTCTGCCACTTTATGCGCGATGTTGACCGTGAATTATGGGAGCTCGGTATTCCCTCAAAAACCCGACACAATGAGGTTGCCCCGGCACAGCATGAGCTGGCTCCGGTTTTCTCAACCTCAAACCTGGCTACAGACAATAACCAGCTGATCATGGAAACCCTGCAGCGGGTAGCCTTCAGACACGACCTGCAGTGTCTGCTTCATGAAAAACCCTTTGCCGGCGTCAACGGCTCCGGTAAACATAATAACTGGGCCTTAAGTACCGACACTGGAGAAAATCTGCTGAATCCTGGTAAAACACCCTCCGAAAACCTGCAGTTTTTAACCTTCCTGGTCGCAGTTATCGAAGCGGTCGACCGTTATCCTGAATTACTGCGCTGTACGGTTGCCAGCGCCGGCAACGACCACCGCCTCGGTGCAAATGAAGCCCCGCCAGCCATTGTATCCATCTTCCTGGGCGACCAGCTGACACCAGCGCTCAAGTCACTCGAAACCGGCAAGCCGGTAGAAGAAGCCAAGGATCTGGTTATGGATCTGGGCGTAGACGCAGTGCCAAACTTCATCGTCGACGCAACCGACCGTAACCGTACCTCACCCTTTGCCTTTACCGGTAATAAATTTGAATTCAGAATGCTGGGCTCAAACCAGTCCATCGCCGGCCCGAACATCGCGCTCAACACCATGGTGGCCGAAGTTCTCAGTGAATTTGCTGATAAACTGGAAGCTGCGGACGATTTTGAAACCGCACTGATTGACCTGCTAAGAGCATCCCTTAAGGAACATAAGCGTGTTGTCTTCAACGGCAACAACTATTCTGAGGAGTGGGTAGAAGAAGCAGCGCGCCGTGGCTTACCAAACCTAAAGGCTACCCCGGACGCATTCGCAACCTACTGTGAACCGAAAAATGTTGAACTGTTTGACAAACACGGCATCTACACCCACGGCGAGCTGGACGCCCGTCAGGAAATCCATTTTGAAGATTACAGCAAAACCATCAACATTGAAGCGCTGACCATGCTGAGCATGGCGAAACGCGAGATTCTTCCAGCAGTTCTGGACTACACCAAAGAACTGACAGGTATTTTAAGCCAGAAAAAAGCGCTCGGTGACTTTATCGACGCCACCGCCGAGGAGACTATGCTTGAAAGCATTTCCAAATTATCCGGCTCTCTGGTTAAAAAAGTGGAAATTCTCGACAAAACAGTCATTGAAGCTCAAGGTATTGAAGACGTTCAGAAACAGGCACGCTTCTATCAGAGCAAGGTTCTTGAAGCCATGGAAAGCCTTCGTGTAACCGCAGACGAGCTGGAAACCATGGTCGGTGAAAAATACTGGCCATATCCAATTTATGAAGACCTGCTCTTCTATGTATAA